A single window of Syngnathus acus chromosome 23, fSynAcu1.2, whole genome shotgun sequence DNA harbors:
- the cradd gene encoding death domain-containing protein CRADD, which translates to MDPVHKEVLQKLRVDLSEQLLVSDGVLLPFLYQEDILTAAQVEDILAESSERKRCLRLLDVLPKRGPKAFACFLRALDDFAWLRDRLLQELDVRTGTAPHEAPTNRLETTEGFPEEVARRVPSERHLSGLATALGGEWEAVAMDLGVSSAALFRCRADHALSCHDAALAALLLWRRSQGKNATARRLQQSLRAAGVHSSVLRDIMMS; encoded by the exons ATGGATCCAGTCCACAAGGAAGTTCTGCAGAAGCTGCGCGTGGACCTGTCCGAGCAGTTGCTGGTGTCAGACGGCGTGCTGCTGCCCTTCTTGTACCAGGAGGACATCCTGACGGCCGCGCAGGTGGAGGACATTTTGGCGGAGAGCAGCGAGCGGAAGCGCTGCCTCAGGCTCCTCGACGTGTTGCCCAAGCGCGGCCCGAAAGCCTTCGCGTGCTTCCTCCGAGCTCTCGACGACTTTGCCTGGCTCCGAGACCGACTGCTGCAAGAGCTCGACGTCCGGACCGGGACCGCACCGCACGAGGCTCCGACGAACCGCCTTGAGACCACCG AGGGCTTTCCCGAAGAGGTGGCCCGGCGAGTCCCTTCCGAGCGGCACCTTTCGGGTCTGGCGACGGCGCTGGGAGGCGAGTGGGAAGCCGTGGCGATGGACCTGGGCGTGTCGTCGGCCGCCCTCTTCCGTTGCCGTGCCGACCACGCGCTCAGTTGCCACGACGCCGCGCTGGCCGCCCTGTTGCTGTGGCGACGCTCGCAAGGCAAAAACGCCACCGCGCGACGACTGCAGCAAAGTCTACGGGCCGCTGGCGTCCACTCGTCAGTACTGCGGGACATTATGATGTCGTGA